In the genome of Nymphaea colorata isolate Beijing-Zhang1983 chromosome 9, ASM883128v2, whole genome shotgun sequence, one region contains:
- the LOC116260701 gene encoding uncharacterized protein LOC116260701, whose amino-acid sequence MASTSAKSFHIRSTSFPSKSHPNLARVQECLHLVKVWEASPSRKAQLVTRLGHLKDLYASVNAFLQLPQTQQALCGKESLVRELMDDFLCLLDACGLMKDSLVQMREQHQSLQSMLRRGDSRLESGVCAYHCSRKRMKKDMVKCLRLIRNMEKHVSSSNDNLDLIDQVFKDVKAVAVSTFNTLSMVISGRKPTQSIFSRLLGSISSKDDEDGVSEIEKADVAIFRLHGSSSKAGRQEDAREAQRLMIELDVSLREVEMELEDVFRCMIQAKVSLLNVVAGC is encoded by the coding sequence ATGGCGAGTACTTCTGCAAAATCTTTCCACATTCGTTCCACCAGCTTTCCCTCAAAGTCCCACCCAAACTTGGCCAGAGTACAGGAGTGCCTTCATCTGGTTAAGGTCTGGGAAGCCTCCCCATCAAGGAAGGCACAGTTGGTAACGAGACTTGGACACCTCAAGGACCTGTACGCTTCTGTCAATGCCTTCCTGCAACTTCCTCAGACTCAACAGGCTCTTTGTGGAAAAGAGAGCCTGGTGAGGGAGTTGATGGATGATTTCCTCTGCTTATTGGACGCCTGCGGTTTGATGAAGGACTCGTTGGTGCAGATGAGGGAGCAACACCAATCCCTTCAATCCATGCTTCGGAGAGGTGACTCGCGTTTGGAATCTGGCGTCTGTGCCTATCACTGCAGcaggaagaggatgaagaaggacATGGTCAAGTGCCTGAGATTGATCAGAAACATGGAGAAGCACGTTTCTTCGTCTAATGACAACCTTGACTTGATCGATCAAGTCTTCAAGGATGTTAAGGCCGTTGCAGTCTCCACCTTCAACACTCTTAGTATGGTGATCTCCGGCAGAAAGCCAACGCAGTCCATCTTCTCAAGATTGTTGGGTTCCATAAGCTcaaaagatgatgaagatggtgTTAGTGAAATAGAGAAGGCAGATGTGGCTATATTTAGACTCCATGGCAGTTCATCCAAGGCAGGAAGGCAGGAAGATGCCCGAGAGGCACAAAGGCTGATGATAGAATTGGACGTCAGTTTGAGGGAAGTAGAGATGGAGTTGGAAGATGTCTTTAGATGTATGATCCAAGCTAAAGTCTCTCTCCTTAACGTCGTTGCAGGTTGTTGA